Proteins from a single region of Desulfolutivibrio sulfoxidireducens:
- a CDS encoding class I adenylate cyclase, whose amino-acid sequence MPTSPVEMLLSTLRRSLFSAAGPDYTAILPLLRQTLAFLERESPDSPATAGYVSDLAHLTAAMIEGSRFPGFIKAGLEILLRLGGVGESLAVSFTGKDILPADHLLAVLGGLPAGEKHLLANAILRFPRKNHPELSLFAKNTLDTAIDQDPDDLLVLFDTLSLRHELPSPVVRDECLHGRLGIWLSQLVKMDLYPEQTAFMARMAASLRCAALADPLFHKSGELSSRAAVDLCRAIAGQPGPGPRSPAEALEGLMATREPAVVLAALETLCRTAPERAAKKAVELHASRPDLRSALHALPYFLPRALFPTFLRALPESRRPRFLVSVLFFLARCGDDRLSVPLTEKRHQTPLTPAASAMSASLARILRQASRLEPPRPRTISAAPPKEPEAEGLFGRLKSLVSPDHETPRGKDPCPLDALVPGDQVAGVQISVAARPGIEIRDVVFTGVALNNVDLSRCVMARTVFRDCRLKKVDFTLARLAGVRFEACRLETCRFSGMVARGLVFSGCDLSGVCLGDVEAREVRLTACVLGECDFFGARLFDFQAMGSLFECVNFSHTAFSHARFQGLDLTDCTFESASFQGLAATGCHAHGTRLTRCAFQDLFSDDPLFLAAETRAGRDRITRQAQAESPDPDPSFLEPGALSLATHLIEAWSFDMETRRRRLAVLTHNRRRLDWTMEKLGEPDADFLRCLPGLLEAPWTWTTAGWIAAVPGTIPGYHPTFKAGRALRDIMGEACPPHVPQKNVVTIQGVFAMGSLGTVAQTPASDLDIWVCLADDAVSRRLIDRFRKKLDGLRALAASRDIEAHFFVMTETDVRENRLGLGDEEECGLARAMLLKEEFLRTALFLAGRTPAWWYVTPEADHQAYRHAVSRLSRQGAPAAADILDMGNVERVAGGAFFGASLWTIVKSLENPFKSVMKFALLEKYLSGDAAGMLLCDRIKKHLFAGRTGLFDTDPYVLLLDEVRAFHEERGNLEALELMRLAFAQKTGIDPGDLGSYRHAEEEGDSGGEGLFRARYFFDLDECRTGRSAVDTDRQAASPGGSIAELAATGKKIADFLFGTYERLRERLSMVEALVGSEADQRDLAILGRRILSRFGGRKNKIARIPFVRPPHGLIRALEIVFDSPEQGYSARGECKRPGGRKAPEHIRHERSLERLAAWLTANAIYRPGVYLKGGATQAPLSFPDIQALLTALVETFPLGETFNPRLAEGLVPERIVKALVLINFHVPREEKDIAEAGFYYSNNWGELFFVEKPQALALLVGAPHDFLRYNTGLEVDPLARIETLTPAKAACPRLNLSFYA is encoded by the coding sequence ATGCCCACGTCGCCCGTCGAAATGCTGCTCTCCACCCTGCGCCGGAGCCTTTTTTCCGCGGCCGGGCCGGACTACACCGCCATCCTGCCCCTGTTGCGGCAGACCCTGGCCTTTTTGGAACGCGAAAGCCCCGACAGCCCGGCCACGGCCGGTTACGTCTCGGATCTGGCCCACCTCACGGCGGCCATGATCGAAGGCTCCCGGTTCCCGGGATTCATCAAGGCCGGCCTGGAGATCCTGCTGCGCCTGGGCGGCGTGGGGGAATCCCTGGCCGTGTCGTTTACGGGCAAGGACATTCTGCCCGCGGATCACCTTCTTGCCGTGCTCGGGGGGCTGCCCGCCGGGGAAAAGCACCTTTTGGCCAACGCCATCCTGCGCTTCCCCCGGAAAAACCACCCGGAACTGTCCCTCTTCGCCAAAAACACCCTGGATACGGCCATCGATCAGGACCCCGACGACCTTTTGGTCCTGTTCGACACCCTTTCCTTGCGCCACGAGCTCCCCTCCCCGGTCGTTCGCGACGAATGCCTGCATGGTCGCCTGGGCATCTGGCTCTCCCAGTTGGTCAAGATGGACCTCTATCCGGAACAGACCGCATTCATGGCCCGCATGGCCGCCTCGCTGCGGTGCGCGGCCCTTGCCGACCCCCTTTTTCACAAGTCCGGAGAGCTTTCCTCCCGGGCCGCCGTTGACCTCTGCCGGGCCATCGCCGGCCAGCCGGGCCCTGGACCCCGGTCCCCGGCCGAGGCCCTCGAAGGCCTTATGGCCACCCGGGAACCAGCCGTTGTCCTGGCCGCCCTGGAGACCTTGTGCCGTACGGCCCCGGAGCGCGCCGCGAAAAAGGCCGTCGAGCTTCATGCCTCCCGGCCGGATCTTCGATCAGCCCTGCATGCCCTGCCTTATTTTCTGCCTCGCGCCCTGTTTCCCACGTTCCTGCGCGCCCTGCCCGAAAGCCGGCGGCCACGGTTCCTGGTGTCCGTCCTTTTCTTTCTGGCCCGGTGCGGCGACGACCGCCTGTCCGTTCCGCTTACGGAAAAACGCCACCAGACGCCCCTCACCCCGGCCGCCTCGGCCATGTCCGCCTCCCTGGCCAGGATCCTTCGCCAGGCATCCCGGCTCGAACCGCCAAGGCCGCGCACAATCAGCGCCGCGCCGCCAAAGGAACCCGAGGCCGAGGGGCTTTTCGGGCGGCTCAAATCCCTGGTCAGCCCTGACCACGAAACGCCGCGGGGCAAAGATCCTTGCCCCCTGGACGCCCTGGTCCCCGGGGACCAGGTGGCCGGGGTCCAGATATCCGTCGCCGCCCGGCCCGGCATCGAGATTCGCGATGTGGTCTTCACCGGGGTGGCCCTGAATAACGTCGATCTGTCGCGGTGCGTCATGGCCCGGACCGTGTTTCGCGACTGCCGTCTGAAAAAGGTGGACTTCACCCTGGCCAGGCTGGCCGGGGTGCGCTTCGAGGCCTGTCGTTTGGAGACCTGCCGGTTCTCGGGGATGGTGGCCAGGGGACTGGTTTTTTCCGGCTGCGACCTGTCCGGGGTGTGCCTTGGCGACGTCGAGGCCAGGGAGGTGCGTCTGACGGCGTGCGTCCTTGGCGAATGCGACTTTTTCGGGGCGCGCCTCTTTGATTTCCAGGCCATGGGGAGCCTGTTCGAATGTGTGAACTTTTCCCACACCGCCTTTTCCCATGCCCGGTTTCAGGGGCTTGACCTTACGGACTGCACCTTCGAGAGCGCCTCGTTCCAGGGGCTTGCGGCGACCGGCTGCCATGCCCACGGCACGCGCCTCACCCGGTGCGCGTTCCAAGATCTTTTTTCCGACGATCCCCTCTTTTTGGCCGCGGAAACGCGGGCCGGACGCGATCGGATCACACGCCAGGCCCAGGCCGAAAGTCCCGACCCCGATCCGAGCTTCCTGGAACCCGGCGCCCTGTCCCTGGCCACGCATCTGATCGAGGCCTGGTCGTTCGACATGGAGACCCGGCGCCGCCGGCTGGCCGTTCTGACCCACAATCGACGCCGCCTGGATTGGACCATGGAGAAACTCGGCGAGCCGGACGCGGATTTCCTGCGATGCCTGCCAGGCCTCCTGGAGGCCCCCTGGACATGGACCACCGCCGGGTGGATCGCGGCCGTGCCGGGCACGATTCCCGGGTACCATCCGACCTTCAAGGCCGGCCGGGCCCTGCGGGACATCATGGGCGAGGCCTGCCCGCCCCATGTCCCACAGAAAAATGTGGTCACCATCCAGGGGGTCTTCGCCATGGGCAGCCTGGGCACCGTGGCCCAGACCCCGGCCTCGGACCTGGACATCTGGGTCTGCCTGGCGGACGATGCCGTCTCCCGCCGGCTCATCGACCGCTTCCGGAAAAAGCTCGACGGGCTTCGAGCCCTGGCCGCCTCCCGGGACATTGAGGCCCATTTTTTCGTCATGACCGAGACCGATGTCCGGGAGAACCGGCTGGGGCTTGGCGACGAGGAGGAATGCGGCCTGGCCCGGGCCATGCTGCTCAAGGAGGAATTTCTGCGCACGGCCCTTTTCCTGGCCGGACGCACGCCGGCGTGGTGGTACGTCACGCCCGAGGCCGACCACCAGGCCTACCGGCATGCCGTCTCGCGCCTTTCCCGCCAGGGCGCTCCCGCGGCCGCCGATATCCTGGACATGGGCAATGTGGAGCGAGTGGCGGGTGGGGCCTTTTTCGGGGCCTCGCTGTGGACCATTGTCAAATCCCTGGAAAATCCCTTCAAGTCGGTGATGAAATTCGCCTTGCTGGAAAAATATCTGTCCGGCGACGCCGCGGGCATGCTTTTGTGCGACCGGATCAAGAAACACCTGTTCGCCGGTCGTACCGGTCTTTTCGACACGGACCCCTACGTGCTGCTTCTGGACGAGGTCCGCGCCTTTCACGAGGAGAGAGGGAACCTCGAGGCCCTGGAACTCATGCGTCTGGCCTTTGCCCAGAAAACCGGCATCGATCCCGGAGACCTCGGGTCCTATCGTCACGCGGAGGAAGAGGGGGACAGCGGCGGCGAGGGCCTGTTCCGGGCGCGGTATTTCTTCGACCTGGACGAATGTCGGACGGGCAGGTCGGCTGTGGACACCGATCGCCAGGCGGCCTCGCCGGGCGGAAGCATCGCCGAGCTTGCCGCCACCGGAAAAAAAATCGCCGACTTTCTTTTCGGAACCTACGAACGGCTCCGGGAACGGCTGTCCATGGTCGAAGCCCTGGTCGGTTCGGAAGCCGATCAGCGGGACCTGGCCATCCTTGGCCGGCGCATCCTCAGCCGGTTCGGCGGCCGCAAGAACAAGATCGCGCGCATCCCCTTCGTGCGACCGCCGCACGGGCTGATACGCGCCCTGGAAATCGTCTTCGACAGTCCCGAGCAGGGATATTCGGCCCGGGGGGAATGCAAGCGGCCTGGCGGCCGCAAGGCCCCGGAACACATCCGTCACGAACGCTCCCTGGAACGCCTGGCTGCCTGGCTTACGGCCAACGCCATCTACCGTCCCGGGGTCTATCTCAAGGGCGGCGCGACACAGGCCCCCCTGTCCTTCCCGGACATCCAGGCCCTGCTTACGGCCCTGGTCGAAACCTTTCCCCTGGGGGAGACCTTCAATCCCCGCCTGGCCGAGGGACTGGTTCCCGAACGGATCGTCAAGGCCCTGGTGCTGATCAATTTCCACGTCCCGCGCGAGGAAAAGGATATCGCGGAGGCCGGGTTCTATTATTCCAACAACTGGGGGGAACTGTTTTTCGTGGAAAAGCCCCAGGCGCTTGCCCTGCTCGTCGGAGCCCC
- a CDS encoding HD-GYP domain-containing protein, which produces MVEQVCPGLFVRLESVAETSSLPRKAFKITSQEQIAEIRRLGIRYVICISDKSDRLPIPLEELNQQKDPAVPAPAKKQFKTPVSLELLGLKRETIARNKERRERFVACEKRYEETVSQVVGVLKKAAKPSEEVLWAARGMVATLVDTFLSDMDVVVSLMTNKPREETRNYHALNVTVLSLMLARELGLGKDEMRDLGMGALFHDVGKGRVPIQRFSKGNLTTLNKVVREYYREHPVLGAKIVAAFPDFPPAALDVVLKHHETLDGQGFPSGLSASEIPTLARIVAVANSYDRYCNKKDDAGYATPHEALKAMYGRKGKLDQMLLATFIRSIGVYPPGSIVELSNGLPGMVISSNPRASFRPSVLTHHPDIPRKEALIIDLTIEEDLTIARCLRPEDLPREVLAYLNPVRRANYYVDTMPPP; this is translated from the coding sequence TTGGTTGAGCAAGTGTGCCCTGGCCTTTTTGTGCGCCTGGAGTCCGTTGCCGAGACTTCATCCCTGCCGCGCAAGGCGTTCAAGATCACATCACAAGAGCAGATAGCCGAAATACGTCGCCTGGGCATACGCTACGTCATTTGCATCTCGGACAAATCCGATCGTCTTCCCATTCCCCTGGAGGAACTCAACCAACAAAAAGACCCGGCCGTCCCGGCGCCCGCCAAAAAACAATTCAAGACACCGGTTTCCTTGGAACTTCTCGGGCTCAAGCGCGAAACCATAGCCCGCAACAAGGAACGCCGCGAACGGTTTGTCGCCTGCGAAAAACGCTACGAAGAGACCGTTTCACAGGTCGTCGGGGTTCTGAAAAAGGCCGCCAAACCCTCCGAGGAGGTCCTTTGGGCCGCGCGGGGCATGGTCGCGACCCTGGTCGACACCTTCTTGTCCGACATGGACGTGGTGGTCAGCCTGATGACCAACAAGCCCCGAGAGGAAACCCGGAACTACCATGCCCTCAACGTCACGGTCCTGTCCTTGATGCTGGCCAGGGAACTGGGCCTTGGCAAGGACGAGATGCGCGATCTGGGCATGGGGGCGCTTTTCCATGACGTGGGCAAGGGACGCGTGCCCATCCAGCGGTTTTCCAAGGGGAACCTCACCACCTTGAACAAGGTGGTCCGGGAATACTACCGGGAACATCCCGTCCTCGGCGCCAAAATCGTCGCGGCCTTTCCGGATTTTCCCCCGGCCGCCCTGGATGTGGTCCTCAAGCACCATGAAACCCTCGACGGACAGGGATTCCCTTCCGGACTGTCCGCCTCGGAGATCCCCACCCTGGCCCGCATCGTGGCCGTGGCCAACTCCTACGACAGGTACTGCAACAAAAAAGACGACGCGGGCTATGCCACCCCCCACGAGGCCCTCAAGGCCATGTACGGCCGCAAGGGCAAGCTCGACCAGATGCTTCTGGCCACATTCATCCGCTCCATCGGGGTCTATCCGCCCGGCAGCATCGTGGAATTGTCCAACGGGCTGCCCGGCATGGTGATTTCCTCCAATCCCCGGGCGTCCTTCAGGCCGAGCGTTCTGACGCATCATCCGGACATCCCCAGAAAGGAGGCCCTGATCATCGATCTGACCATCGAGGAAGACCTGACCATCGCGCGGTGCCTGCGGCCCGAGGACCTGCCCCGGGAGGTGCTCGCCTACCTCAATCCGGTGCGCCGGGCCAATTACTACGTCGACACCATGCCGCCGCCCTAG
- a CDS encoding tetratricopeptide repeat protein, whose protein sequence is MAATADDIRVRRMRGVFSTESSHYLGFGGTRRKVRQQIFVMAEELETGDFRIQRLNRNFLPSGPIRHIDREELLKKYVPEPSIYMNKVIPIMRRMEETVERGDRHRERCELFSAEFEYQTALGLDENHVRATFGLGLTYLERHEVESAELVFRKLIRLEAAFHVEHKHLFNEFGIQMRKLGMYPQAMKYYARAYHLSKDDEHLIYNMARTLYEKGSSVISRRFLEKALRMKPDFEECRQFLDYLDAQEAKTVGAVIPPPASDAGPPPPPEP, encoded by the coding sequence ATGGCCGCCACCGCAGACGATATCCGCGTCAGACGCATGCGAGGGGTTTTTTCCACGGAATCCTCGCATTATCTCGGATTCGGAGGAACCAGGCGCAAGGTTCGCCAGCAGATTTTCGTCATGGCCGAGGAGTTGGAGACCGGCGATTTCAGGATCCAACGCCTCAACCGCAACTTCCTTCCCTCCGGACCCATCCGGCACATCGACCGCGAGGAATTGCTGAAAAAGTACGTTCCGGAACCCTCCATCTATATGAACAAGGTCATTCCCATCATGCGCCGCATGGAGGAGACTGTGGAGCGGGGCGACCGGCACCGGGAACGTTGTGAGCTTTTTTCAGCGGAATTCGAATACCAGACGGCCCTGGGCCTGGACGAGAACCATGTACGGGCCACGTTCGGCCTGGGGCTGACGTATCTGGAACGCCACGAGGTGGAAAGCGCCGAGCTTGTGTTTCGCAAGCTGATTCGCCTTGAGGCGGCCTTTCATGTCGAGCACAAGCATCTTTTCAACGAATTCGGCATACAGATGCGCAAGCTCGGCATGTATCCCCAGGCCATGAAATATTATGCCCGGGCTTACCACTTAAGCAAGGACGATGAACATCTCATCTACAATATGGCCAGAACGCTCTACGAAAAGGGAAGTTCGGTCATCTCGCGCCGTTTTCTGGAAAAGGCGCTTCGGATGAAGCCGGACTTCGAGGAATGCAGGCAGTTTCTGGACTATCTTGACGCCCAGGAGGCGAAAACGGTCGGGGCGGTCATCCCCCCCCCGGCCTCCGACGCCGGCCCGCCGCCCCCCCCGGAACCCTGA
- a CDS encoding esterase/lipase family protein, whose product MGLLLAIAVFAGGVSVLSHTIYAYEAGNTHPPLLKRPLLDLARAFVSGVAALFLACLAYPTGFVSTLWRSRQTGPATKPAVVLIHGLYHNPSAWILFKPALIRSGYTRVHAPAYNTFGKKTFEDIATDLTRQIHALLDTTPRIVLAGHSMGGLLVRRLLADARIAGATTAAVTLGAPHHGSKMAALALLGTAGKSLLPDSPLFPALAALPDPHDVRKLNVVSPADDMVFPNASCSMAGQSWSEVRTPPLSHIALLYHPPTIRRMIGFFDERGPTP is encoded by the coding sequence ATGGGTCTTCTTCTCGCCATCGCGGTGTTCGCCGGGGGTGTTTCCGTCTTAAGCCACACCATCTACGCCTACGAGGCCGGAAACACCCATCCCCCTCTTCTAAAACGTCCCCTCCTCGACCTGGCGCGGGCGTTCGTCAGCGGGGTGGCCGCTCTTTTTCTGGCCTGCCTGGCCTATCCGACGGGCTTTGTGAGCACCCTGTGGCGCTCCCGGCAAACCGGTCCCGCGACGAAACCGGCCGTCGTCCTCATCCACGGCCTCTACCATAATCCCAGCGCCTGGATCCTTTTCAAACCGGCCCTGATCCGGTCGGGGTACACCAGGGTCCACGCCCCGGCCTACAACACCTTCGGCAAAAAAACCTTCGAGGACATCGCCACGGATTTGACGCGACAGATCCATGCCCTTCTGGACACGACGCCGCGCATCGTCCTTGCCGGACACAGCATGGGCGGGCTCCTGGTCCGCCGCCTCCTGGCCGACGCGCGCATCGCCGGGGCCACCACGGCCGCCGTGACCCTGGGCGCGCCGCATCACGGCAGCAAGATGGCGGCCCTGGCCCTTTTGGGGACGGCAGGCAAATCGCTTCTCCCCGATTCGCCCCTTTTCCCGGCCCTGGCGGCGCTTCCGGATCCCCATGACGTGCGAAAGCTCAATGTGGTCAGCCCCGCCGATGACATGGTCTTTCCCAACGCCTCCTGCTCCATGGCCGGACAGTCCTGGAGCGAGGTGCGCACGCCGCCCTTGAGCCATATCGCCCTGCTCTACCATCCGCCCACCATCCGACGCATGATCGGCTTTTTCGACGAACGCGGCCCAACGCCCTGA
- a CDS encoding SLC13 family permease, translating into MTKNISLIGFIGGILIAVLVGTLPLTGIPPEGQKCLAISLMAVVWWATKVVHPGYTSMTLLVGYVLLGVAPANVVFRLWTTPIIYMIIGAYLIAAAVHESGLGKRIAYLYIIKYVNSYRSIIIGMYVLGFLLSFLIPHPWPRSFLIMSVVAIIVKSAKIPVKDAVNIGLAVFAGSVPTSMILLTGDATVNPVAIEMSGQTVSWLGWLWYMGVPGVVATLLTLALQLVMYKPTAEVNINKEEIRGLLKDLGPVSGMELRCMIWIGLAILLWATDGIHKIHCGWVAIVMAMGLALPKVGGVLKPSSWKDVPIETAFFLTAALAIGTVGGHTGMNKWIADVLLPTNAPANPFMFGLFVTAIAVVIHMCLGSVMAVMGIAIPTLIQFGNSAGMNPLVPSLLVYGAIFIHYVLPFHHMNILVGLGEKQGGYSDKDVIRFGIPLTAIVFIMPMAITIPWWKIIGLL; encoded by the coding sequence ATGACCAAGAACATCAGCTTGATTGGATTCATTGGCGGAATTTTAATCGCTGTATTGGTGGGAACCCTCCCACTGACTGGCATCCCTCCGGAAGGTCAAAAATGTTTGGCTATCAGCTTGATGGCCGTCGTGTGGTGGGCAACGAAAGTCGTCCATCCGGGTTATACGTCCATGACTCTGCTTGTCGGATACGTCCTGCTCGGTGTTGCCCCGGCGAATGTGGTGTTCAGGCTTTGGACCACGCCGATCATCTACATGATCATCGGCGCCTATCTCATCGCGGCCGCGGTCCATGAATCCGGCCTGGGCAAGCGGATCGCCTATCTGTACATCATCAAGTACGTCAATTCCTACCGCAGCATCATCATCGGGATGTACGTGCTCGGCTTCCTGCTGAGCTTTCTGATTCCGCATCCCTGGCCCAGAAGCTTCCTGATCATGTCCGTGGTGGCCATCATCGTCAAAAGCGCCAAGATCCCGGTCAAGGACGCCGTGAACATCGGCCTGGCCGTGTTCGCCGGATCGGTGCCCACCTCCATGATCCTTTTGACCGGCGACGCCACGGTCAACCCCGTGGCCATCGAGATGTCCGGGCAGACTGTAAGCTGGCTGGGCTGGCTGTGGTACATGGGCGTGCCCGGCGTCGTGGCCACCCTGCTCACCCTGGCCCTGCAGCTTGTCATGTACAAGCCCACGGCCGAAGTGAACATCAATAAGGAGGAAATCCGGGGACTCCTGAAAGATCTCGGCCCGGTTAGCGGCATGGAGCTCCGCTGCATGATCTGGATCGGGCTGGCCATCCTGTTGTGGGCCACGGACGGCATTCATAAAATCCACTGCGGCTGGGTGGCCATCGTGATGGCCATGGGCCTGGCCCTGCCCAAGGTGGGCGGCGTGCTCAAGCCGTCCTCGTGGAAGGATGTGCCCATCGAGACGGCCTTCTTCCTGACCGCGGCCCTGGCCATCGGCACGGTGGGCGGCCACACCGGCATGAACAAATGGATCGCCGACGTCCTTTTGCCGACCAACGCCCCGGCCAACCCCTTCATGTTCGGCCTGTTCGTCACGGCCATCGCCGTGGTCATCCACATGTGCCTGGGCAGCGTCATGGCGGTCATGGGCATAGCCATTCCCACCCTGATCCAGTTCGGCAACTCCGCCGGAATGAATCCCCTGGTGCCGTCGCTTCTGGTCTACGGCGCCATATTCATCCATTACGTCCTGCCGTTCCACCATATGAACATCCTTGTCGGTCTTGGAGAAAAGCAGGGTGGGTACAGCGACAAGGACGTCATACGATTCGGAATACCTTTGACGGCTATCGTATTCATCATGCCAATGGCAATCACCATTCCCTGGTGGAAGATTATCGGACTTCTCTAG
- a CDS encoding UbiD family decarboxylase — translation MADSPVTDLRSALELLEKHPGQLLTTNVAVDPMAELSGVYRYVGAGGTVMRPTKTGPAMMFTNIQGYDDARVVIGMLACRKRVAMLLGTTPENLGKYVCQALETPVAPVMVAKEDAACQEVVHLATDPGFDLRRLIPAPTNTPEDAGPYITMGLCYGADPETGVEDVTIHRLCVQGADEISMYFVPGRHLDAFRMKAEKAGKPQPISINIGLDPAVYIASCFEAPSTPLGFNELSIAGSLRGKPVEMVRCVSVGAKAVANAEIVIEGELLPNVRVAEDQFSKTGKAMPEFPGYSGPAKPELPVIKVKAVTHRVRPIMQTCIGPSEEHVNLAGIPTEASIITMVNRALPGLLQNVYAHPCGGGKYVAVLQVKKSAPPDEGRQRQAALLAFSAFSELKHVILVDEDVDPFDSNDVMWAMTTRFQADVDVICIPGVRCHPLDPSQSPEMSPSIRAGGIACKAIFDCTVPLDQKARFKRAQFKEVDYTRFLNG, via the coding sequence ATGGCTGACTCTCCCGTTACCGATCTGCGCAGCGCCCTGGAGCTGCTTGAAAAACATCCCGGGCAACTGCTCACCACCAATGTGGCCGTGGATCCCATGGCCGAACTGTCCGGGGTGTACCGCTACGTCGGGGCCGGCGGCACGGTCATGCGCCCGACCAAGACCGGCCCGGCCATGATGTTCACCAACATCCAGGGCTACGACGACGCCCGGGTGGTCATCGGCATGCTGGCCTGCCGCAAGCGGGTGGCCATGCTTCTGGGCACCACCCCGGAAAACCTGGGGAAGTACGTCTGCCAGGCGCTTGAAACCCCGGTCGCGCCGGTTATGGTCGCCAAGGAGGACGCCGCCTGCCAGGAGGTGGTGCACCTGGCCACGGACCCCGGGTTCGACCTGCGAAGGCTCATCCCCGCGCCCACCAACACCCCCGAGGACGCCGGCCCCTACATCACCATGGGCCTGTGCTACGGCGCGGATCCGGAGACCGGGGTCGAGGACGTGACCATCCACCGCCTGTGCGTCCAGGGCGCGGACGAGATCTCCATGTACTTCGTCCCCGGCCGGCACCTCGACGCCTTCCGCATGAAGGCCGAGAAGGCCGGCAAGCCGCAGCCCATTTCCATCAACATCGGCCTGGACCCGGCCGTGTACATCGCCTCCTGCTTCGAGGCCCCGTCCACGCCCCTTGGGTTCAACGAGCTGTCCATCGCCGGGTCCCTGCGTGGGAAACCCGTTGAGATGGTGCGCTGCGTCAGCGTGGGCGCCAAGGCCGTGGCCAACGCCGAGATCGTCATCGAGGGCGAGCTCTTGCCCAACGTCCGGGTGGCCGAGGACCAGTTCTCCAAGACCGGCAAGGCCATGCCGGAATTCCCCGGGTACAGCGGCCCGGCCAAACCCGAACTGCCGGTCATCAAGGTCAAGGCCGTCACCCACCGGGTGCGTCCCATCATGCAGACCTGCATCGGCCCCAGCGAGGAGCACGTGAACCTGGCCGGCATCCCCACCGAGGCCAGCATCATCACCATGGTCAACCGAGCCCTGCCCGGGCTCTTGCAGAACGTGTACGCCCACCCCTGCGGCGGCGGCAAATACGTGGCCGTGCTCCAGGTGAAAAAGTCCGCGCCGCCCGACGAGGGCCGTCAGCGTCAGGCCGCCCTTTTGGCCTTCTCGGCCTTTTCCGAACTCAAGCACGTGATCCTGGTGGACGAGGATGTCGATCCCTTCGACTCCAACGACGTGATGTGGGCCATGACCACCCGGTTCCAGGCCGACGTGGACGTGATCTGCATCCCGGGCGTGCGCTGCCATCCCCTGGATCCCTCGCAGTCGCCGGAGATGAGCCCGTCCATCCGGGCCGGGGGCATCGCCTGCAAGGCCATCTTCGACTGCACCGTGCCTCTTGACCAGAAGGCCCGGTTCAAGCGCGCCCAGTTCAAGGAGGTCGATTACACCCGCTTCCTGAACGGATAA
- a CDS encoding LysR family transcriptional regulator, translating to MIDLAALAQINLNLLLSLKALLDECNVSHAATRLNITQSTMSRNLSQLREYFDDPLLVRSGKQTILSVKANKLLPKVNEFIESIQCMLASKFSPSKDYKEFIIAAPDYVSEYVLKDALMFLSVQFDKLDFTVIGWDRFSKKMLIAGEIHLAISIDDNFPSNMFRRVVDEDYVVCTVNMDHPLAAKDHLTLEDFIAYPHISVMTGGGWDRIIDRPLHALGLKRNIKIRVPSYRLAFSVAHSTEFLVVVPKHVVRNSLNAQNLKEFPMPFEVDTVKMSLWWHESHHKDCAHKWLRDVLFPRLLNHPNHMGLSAERGSQAPKAVPFSATETFNLALTYCELD from the coding sequence ATGATTGACTTGGCCGCCCTCGCGCAGATCAATTTGAATCTCCTGCTCTCCCTCAAGGCCCTGCTTGACGAATGCAATGTCAGCCATGCGGCGACGCGGCTGAACATCACCCAGTCGACGATGAGCCGGAACCTGTCCCAGCTTCGCGAGTACTTCGACGACCCCCTCCTTGTCCGTTCCGGGAAGCAGACGATACTTTCGGTCAAGGCGAACAAGCTTCTTCCGAAGGTGAATGAATTCATCGAATCCATTCAATGCATGCTTGCATCGAAGTTTAGTCCATCAAAGGATTACAAGGAATTCATCATTGCCGCTCCGGATTATGTATCCGAATATGTCTTGAAGGACGCCTTGATGTTTCTGAGCGTGCAGTTCGACAAGCTGGACTTCACCGTCATCGGTTGGGACCGCTTTTCGAAAAAGATGCTGATCGCCGGGGAAATCCATCTGGCCATCAGCATCGACGACAACTTCCCGTCCAACATGTTCCGCCGGGTGGTGGACGAGGACTACGTGGTCTGCACAGTCAATATGGACCATCCCCTGGCCGCCAAGGACCATCTGACCCTTGAGGATTTCATCGCCTATCCGCACATCAGCGTGATGACCGGCGGCGGCTGGGACAGGATCATCGACCGCCCCCTGCATGCCCTGGGGCTCAAGCGGAACATCAAGATCCGGGTGCCGTCCTACCGGTTGGCCTTCAGCGTGGCGCATTCCACTGAATTTTTGGTGGTCGTGCCCAAGCATGTCGTCCGCAACAGCCTCAACGCCCAGAATCTGAAAGAGTTTCCGATGCCCTTCGAGGTCGACACGGTCAAGATGTCCCTGTGGTGGCACGAGAGCCATCACAAGGACTGCGCCCACAAATGGCTGCGGGATGTCCTGTTCCCACGGCTGCTGAACCACCCGAATCACATGGGCCTGTCGGCCGAGCGGGGGAGTCAGGCGCCCAAGGCCGTCCCCTTCAGCGCGACCGAGACCTTCAATCTCGCCCTGACGTATTGCGAGCTAGACTGA